The Acetivibrio saccincola genome window below encodes:
- a CDS encoding heparan-alpha-glucosaminide N-acetyltransferase, whose translation MRKTSNNRIWEIDMARGILIILMIIFHIFFNLDYFYNIPINYSHGVINVLRNIVASLFILISGICTFFSRSSFRRGLIIFFAAIAITLATYLFNSEEYIVFGILHMLSICMLISPVLKKLNKGWLFVLMALILLISVLISDIKVNNNYLCMFGLRNKNFTSLDYYPLLPWSLFFVAGILLGKTVYREKKSIFSFQVKDNFINLIGRHSLLVYLVHQPVILAIMSLIFQLKKWQNTILSFLKK comes from the coding sequence ATGAGAAAGACAAGTAATAACCGTATTTGGGAAATAGATATGGCAAGGGGCATACTTATAATACTGATGATTATATTTCATATATTTTTTAATTTAGATTACTTTTATAATATACCTATAAACTATTCCCATGGCGTTATAAATGTACTGAGAAATATAGTTGCATCTCTTTTTATTTTAATTTCCGGAATATGCACATTTTTTAGCCGGAGTAGTTTCAGGCGGGGTCTTATAATTTTTTTCGCTGCAATTGCCATTACTTTGGCTACATATTTATTTAACAGTGAAGAATACATTGTATTTGGTATTTTGCATATGCTGTCAATTTGCATGCTGATTTCACCTGTATTAAAAAAACTTAATAAAGGCTGGCTTTTTGTCCTTATGGCTTTAATTCTTTTAATAAGTGTTTTAATTTCTGATATAAAAGTTAATAATAATTATCTTTGTATGTTTGGTCTTAGAAACAAAAATTTCACTTCACTGGATTATTACCCCCTTCTTCCCTGGTCTTTATTCTTTGTAGCAGGGATTTTGCTAGGCAAAACAGTATACAGGGAAAAGAAAAGTATTTTTTCCTTTCAAGTGAAAGATAATTTTATAAATCTTATAGGAAGGCACTCCCTTTTAGTATATCTTGTACACCAACCAGTTATTTTGGCAATAATGTCTTTGATTTTCCAATTGAAAAAATGGCAGAATACTATTTTGTCTTTTTTGAAAAAATAA
- the fusA gene encoding elongation factor G, which produces MKDLNTGKIRNVCLLSHSGHGKTTLAEAMLFNTGVLERFGKVDDGTTTSDYDPEEIKRKTSLFLSICPCEWKNHKINIIDVPGYFDFVGEVKQGTRVSDGALIIVSAKSGVEVGTEKAWEYAEERKIPRMFFINKMDEENADFDKVFNQLRDTFGNSVIAAELPIIEGGKFTGSVNVVSMKAYKFGKDKSEEIEIPSDLKDKVEEARNTLNEAVAETDEELMEKFFDGQEFTADEISKGLKAGIENGFITPVFVGSAVNNMGVKSLMDSIIDLLPDPSVSKVVKAKKKDSDEECELEISKDAPLSALVFKTIADPFVGKISMIRVYSGTLKSDSSVYNSTTGKNEKISQLFVLRGKKHIQVDQLVAGDIGAVAKLQNVNTNDTLCTQSNAVELEKIVFPEPVLSMAIQPKAKGDEEKIGSGLSRLQDEDPTFKVETNTETNQMLVSGTGEVHLDVVVSKLKTKFGVEVELTEPKVPYRETIRKKVKVEGKHKKQTGGHGQYGHVWIEFEPGETEELTFEEKIFGGAVPKQYFPAVEKGLQECIKKGVLAGYPVVNLKATLVDGSYHSVDSSEMAFKMAASLAYKKGLPEASPVLLEPIMHVEVYIPESYMGEIIGDLNKRRGRVLGMTPMENGIQKVEAEVPQAEMFKYATDLTSMTQGRGKFKLWFERYEEAPPNVSEKIIEKAKQESGEGN; this is translated from the coding sequence ATGAAAGACCTAAACACTGGAAAAATACGCAATGTTTGTCTCTTATCCCACAGCGGACATGGGAAGACAACTCTTGCAGAAGCCATGCTCTTTAATACGGGAGTCCTAGAGCGTTTTGGAAAGGTCGATGATGGCACAACCACCTCTGACTATGATCCAGAAGAAATTAAAAGAAAAACCTCATTATTCCTGTCTATATGCCCGTGCGAGTGGAAAAATCATAAAATTAATATCATTGATGTTCCTGGTTATTTTGATTTTGTCGGAGAAGTAAAACAGGGGACCAGAGTTTCTGATGGTGCGTTAATAATTGTTTCAGCAAAGAGCGGTGTTGAAGTTGGTACTGAAAAAGCTTGGGAATATGCGGAAGAAAGAAAGATTCCAAGAATGTTTTTTATAAATAAAATGGATGAGGAAAATGCAGACTTTGATAAAGTTTTTAATCAGCTTAGAGATACTTTCGGAAATAGCGTTATTGCAGCGGAACTTCCAATAATAGAAGGCGGCAAATTCACAGGTTCTGTTAATGTTGTTAGCATGAAAGCTTATAAATTTGGAAAAGACAAGTCAGAAGAAATTGAAATCCCTTCTGATTTAAAAGATAAAGTTGAGGAAGCCAGAAATACATTAAACGAAGCTGTTGCAGAGACAGATGAAGAACTTATGGAGAAGTTCTTTGACGGTCAGGAGTTTACTGCGGATGAAATAAGTAAAGGTCTTAAGGCGGGAATAGAAAACGGATTTATAACTCCAGTGTTTGTAGGAAGTGCAGTTAACAATATGGGAGTTAAAAGTTTAATGGACTCAATTATCGATTTACTGCCAGATCCATCAGTCTCAAAAGTTGTAAAAGCTAAAAAGAAAGATTCTGACGAAGAGTGCGAACTGGAAATATCAAAGGATGCTCCTCTTTCAGCTTTAGTATTTAAAACAATTGCAGACCCGTTTGTTGGAAAAATATCAATGATCAGAGTATATTCAGGAACTTTAAAATCAGATTCTTCAGTATATAATAGCACAACCGGCAAAAACGAAAAAATATCCCAGCTGTTTGTACTAAGAGGTAAAAAGCATATACAGGTAGATCAGCTGGTGGCAGGGGATATAGGTGCAGTTGCAAAGCTTCAAAATGTAAATACAAACGATACTCTCTGCACTCAGTCCAATGCAGTGGAATTGGAAAAAATAGTTTTCCCTGAGCCTGTTCTGTCCATGGCAATACAGCCTAAGGCGAAAGGTGACGAGGAGAAAATAGGAAGCGGTCTTAGCAGGCTTCAGGATGAAGACCCGACATTTAAGGTGGAAACAAACACTGAGACAAATCAGATGCTTGTTTCAGGAACAGGGGAAGTTCACTTGGATGTTGTGGTAAGCAAGTTAAAAACAAAATTTGGTGTAGAAGTTGAACTTACTGAGCCAAAAGTTCCATACAGGGAAACCATCAGAAAGAAAGTAAAAGTAGAAGGAAAGCACAAGAAGCAAACCGGTGGTCATGGTCAGTATGGACATGTTTGGATTGAATTTGAGCCTGGAGAAACAGAAGAATTGACTTTTGAAGAAAAGATTTTCGGCGGTGCAGTTCCAAAACAATACTTCCCTGCAGTTGAAAAGGGACTTCAGGAATGTATTAAAAAAGGTGTATTGGCAGGCTATCCTGTAGTTAACTTAAAAGCAACACTGGTTGACGGATCTTATCACTCAGTTGACTCTTCTGAAATGGCTTTTAAGATGGCAGCAAGCCTTGCATACAAAAAAGGTCTTCCTGAGGCTTCACCGGTTTTATTAGAGCCTATAATGCATGTTGAAGTTTACATTCCGGAGAGCTACATGGGTGAAATAATAGGTGATTTAAATAAGAGAAGGGGAAGAGTACTTGGAATGACCCCTATGGAAAATGGTATACAGAAGGTTGAAGCAGAAGTTCCACAAGCAGAAATGTTTAAATATGCTACAGACTTAACATCAATGACCCAGGGAAGAGGAAAATTTAAACTCTGGTTTGAAAGATATGAAGAAGCACCTCCAAATGTAAGTGAAAAGATAATTGAAAAAGCTAAGCAGGAAAGCGGAGAAGGTAACTAG
- the aroF gene encoding 3-deoxy-7-phosphoheptulonate synthase produces MVIVMRPDSKESEIQEVAKVVSSLGLGVHISQGTERTIIGIIGDKRKLGDVPLELMSGVEKLVHIAESYKLSSKTFKPNPSVIDVNGVKIGGKELAIMAGPCAVESREQILEAAKAVKKAGAQFLRGGAFKPRTSPYSFQGLEEEGLKLLKEAKEATGLLIVSEVTSERAVEIASKYVDMFQIGARNVQNFQLLREVGRSKKPVLFKRGVATTINEWLNAAEYIMSEGNYNVVLCERGIRTFETATRNTLDISAIPVVKSLSHLPIIVDPSHAAGKSIYISALSKAAIAAGADGLIVEVHPQPKMALSDAAQQLPPDEFSRLCKDIEDIAKIIGREFKYGG; encoded by the coding sequence ATGGTTATTGTAATGAGACCTGATTCAAAAGAAAGCGAAATACAAGAAGTAGCGAAAGTAGTAAGTTCATTAGGACTGGGAGTGCATATTTCCCAAGGTACTGAACGTACCATCATAGGCATTATTGGTGACAAAAGGAAACTTGGCGATGTTCCTTTAGAATTAATGTCAGGGGTAGAAAAGCTTGTTCACATAGCAGAATCATATAAACTTTCAAGTAAAACATTCAAACCAAATCCAAGTGTAATTGATGTAAATGGTGTTAAAATTGGAGGAAAAGAGCTGGCTATAATGGCAGGTCCCTGCGCTGTGGAAAGCCGGGAACAAATACTGGAAGCTGCCAAAGCAGTTAAAAAGGCAGGAGCCCAGTTTTTAAGGGGCGGGGCTTTTAAACCCAGAACATCCCCCTACTCATTTCAAGGTTTGGAAGAGGAAGGCCTTAAACTTCTTAAAGAGGCAAAGGAAGCTACCGGACTTCTTATAGTTTCAGAGGTTACAAGCGAAAGGGCTGTTGAAATTGCCTCTAAATATGTGGATATGTTTCAAATAGGAGCAAGGAATGTCCAGAATTTTCAGCTTTTGCGTGAAGTCGGCCGCTCAAAAAAGCCTGTTCTATTTAAAAGAGGGGTTGCTACAACTATAAATGAGTGGTTAAATGCTGCAGAATACATAATGAGTGAAGGTAACTACAATGTAGTACTGTGTGAAAGGGGTATCCGCACCTTTGAAACTGCTACAAGAAATACATTGGATATAAGTGCCATACCTGTTGTCAAGAGTTTAAGCCATCTGCCAATAATAGTGGATCCAAGCCATGCTGCCGGAAAATCAATTTACATATCTGCTCTTTCAAAAGCTGCTATAGCTGCCGGAGCAGATGGCCTGATAGTTGAAGTTCACCCCCAGCCTAAAATGGCACTTTCAGATGCTGCACAGCAGTTGCCTCCGGATGAGTTTAGCCGCCTGTGCAAAGATATAGAAGATATAGCCAAAATAATAGGAAGAGAATTTAAATATGGTGGATAA